A stretch of DNA from Marinitoga sp. 1197:
AAAGATTTTGATCCAACACAATATATGGATAAAAAATTAGCAAGAAGATATGACAGATTTTTACAATTTGCAATAGCAGCGTCAAAAGAAGCTTTAGAAGATAGTGGTTTGAATTTAGCTGGTGAGTGGAAAGAAAATGCAGCTGTTATAGTAGCTTCTGGTATAGGTGGATTTAAAACATTATATAAAGAGTTTTTAAAAATGGAAAAAAAAGGACCTAAAGTAGTAAGTCCTTTTTTAATACCGATGATGATTTCAGATATGGCATCAGGAGTGGTTTCTATAGAATTTGGAATAAAGGGGCCAAATTTTAATACAGTAAGTGCATGTGCATCATCTTTGCATGCAATAGCAATTGGAACTATGTTAATACGACATGGATATGTGGATGTTGCTATTGTAGGTGGAACAGAAGCTACTATTGATCCTATGCCAATAGCAGCTTTTGCTAATATGAAAGCATTGTCTACAAGAAACGATGATCCCAAAGGTGCTTCGCGACCATTTGATAAAGATAGAGATGGTTTTGTTATGGGGGAAGGTGCAGGAATAATAGTGTTGGAATCAGAAGAACATGCTAAGAAAAGAGATGCGAATATATATGGATATGTTGAAGGATTTGGTATGAGTGGAGATGCATATCACATAAGTGCTCCAGATGAACAGGGACTAGGAGCAGCAAAAGCTATAAAATTAGCATTAAAAGACGCTAATATAGAACCAGAAAGAATAGATTTAGCAAATTGTCATGCAACGTCAACTCCTGCAGGAGATATTGCTGAAACAAGAGCATTGCGAAATGCATTTGGAGAACATGCAAAAAAAGTTTATATTCAGGGATCGAAAACATTATTTGGACATGCTTTAGGTGGTGCAGCTGCAATTGAATTTATAGGTCTTATATTGCAGATGAAAGAAGGTTTTATTCATGGAATGCCAAATCTACAGAATCCAAATGATGAACTTTTAGATCTCAATATTCCCAAAGAGACAGTAGAGGTTAAAACACAATATGCAATAAAAAATTCGTTTGGATTTGGAGGTCATAACGTTTCTGTGGTTTATAAAAGTTTATAAGGAGATGGTTTTATGAGAATAGGTTTAGTAACAGATAATACATGTAATTTGCCAATAGATTTTTTAGAAAAAAATGATATAGGATACGCATCGTTATATATA
This window harbors:
- the fabF gene encoding beta-ketoacyl-ACP synthase II yields the protein MVKVAVTGLGTINSIAKSKEEFKENLKNMKIGIDHISQFDTAEHKVKIAGEVKDFDPTQYMDKKLARRYDRFLQFAIAASKEALEDSGLNLAGEWKENAAVIVASGIGGFKTLYKEFLKMEKKGPKVVSPFLIPMMISDMASGVVSIEFGIKGPNFNTVSACASSLHAIAIGTMLIRHGYVDVAIVGGTEATIDPMPIAAFANMKALSTRNDDPKGASRPFDKDRDGFVMGEGAGIIVLESEEHAKKRDANIYGYVEGFGMSGDAYHISAPDEQGLGAAKAIKLALKDANIEPERIDLANCHATSTPAGDIAETRALRNAFGEHAKKVYIQGSKTLFGHALGGAAAIEFIGLILQMKEGFIHGMPNLQNPNDELLDLNIPKETVEVKTQYAIKNSFGFGGHNVSVVYKSL